One window of Chamaesiphon minutus PCC 6605 genomic DNA carries:
- a CDS encoding ATP-binding protein codes for MSQDLNQLMTQHQIILVRCNPLDREWIVSTHLNDCQRWRLNALVGNNAIASPFRLLLDAICNASSEGYFVFDNYLTFVATLAPWERQLIYEHFADLYSLCQSRYRLVLLQTDDTPLPIELARFVYEYTWKLPSAAEITELFGEYHFEPTDRNLRLASGLAYQDLKLALQQSGESPEPELYLETYRNARLSLMGVKYDPPPAFKEIAGLDELVLAIDKLKFRFSQQAIDLGLPYPKGWLLVGIPGTGKTYSARSIASALGYPMLSLEIDKIKVGGLTAMARVLEIAKVCAPCIFYMDEIEKLFTRDDKPLLSLLLTWLQDKTFPVFVIGTLNRIEDLPVEATRAGRFDCVWEVDSPDAESRLNLFLLFLKRFDSRFTDDLVFDKYEWQGILDETIEYVGAEIEQIVIDTIARVKECDPKGEVTAGDLLEEAMQFNCMFERNSKQIVTIRNSIRELAKPSHSKKQSILAPRNIDPYRPAKVVSSN; via the coding sequence ATGTCACAAGATCTGAACCAATTAATGACCCAGCACCAGATAATCTTGGTGCGCTGTAATCCACTCGATCGAGAATGGATCGTCAGCACTCATTTGAACGACTGCCAGCGGTGGCGATTGAATGCTTTGGTTGGCAACAATGCCATCGCTTCACCCTTTAGGCTGCTACTCGATGCCATCTGTAATGCCAGTAGTGAGGGCTATTTCGTCTTCGATAATTACTTAACCTTCGTCGCTACGCTCGCGCCGTGGGAGCGGCAATTAATCTACGAGCATTTCGCCGATCTTTATTCCCTGTGCCAGTCTCGCTATCGGCTGGTGCTATTGCAAACGGACGATACGCCGTTACCGATCGAATTGGCACGATTTGTCTATGAGTACACCTGGAAGCTTCCGAGTGCTGCGGAAATTACCGAGTTATTTGGCGAATACCACTTCGAGCCGACCGATCGCAATCTCCGACTGGCATCGGGGCTGGCTTATCAAGATTTGAAGCTCGCACTGCAACAATCGGGTGAGAGTCCAGAGCCGGAACTATATTTAGAAACCTATCGCAACGCCCGTCTATCGCTGATGGGGGTTAAGTACGATCCCCCACCAGCTTTTAAAGAAATTGCGGGTTTGGATGAATTGGTACTGGCGATCGATAAGCTCAAGTTTAGATTCAGTCAACAGGCGATCGATCTCGGACTACCTTACCCGAAAGGTTGGCTGTTGGTCGGGATACCAGGAACGGGTAAGACGTATTCTGCACGATCGATCGCCTCTGCCCTGGGCTACCCTATGTTATCGCTAGAGATCGACAAAATCAAAGTCGGTGGTTTGACGGCAATGGCAAGGGTTTTAGAAATAGCTAAAGTCTGCGCTCCTTGTATCTTCTATATGGATGAGATCGAGAAACTATTTACCAGGGATGATAAACCCCTTTTATCTTTGCTGCTAACTTGGCTTCAAGATAAAACCTTCCCAGTTTTCGTCATCGGTACTCTCAATCGGATTGAAGACTTACCCGTAGAAGCTACTCGTGCTGGGAGATTTGATTGTGTTTGGGAAGTCGATTCTCCCGATGCCGAATCGAGGTTGAATTTATTCTTACTATTTCTCAAACGATTCGATTCTAGATTCACAGACGATCTAGTTTTTGATAAATATGAGTGGCAAGGTATTCTCGATGAAACGATCGAGTATGTCGGCGCAGAAATCGAACAAATTGTTATCGATACAATTGCCAGAGTTAAAGAGTGCGATCCTAAGGGCGAAGTCACAGCAGGAGATTTACTTGAGGAAGCAATGCAATTTAATTGTATGTTCGAGCGTAACTCTAAG
- a CDS encoding type IV secretory system conjugative DNA transfer family protein, with protein sequence MAIRKRKFDNAAYYITEPIGAPVSTPERVLGRKSGTNIMFPEINRGMLVCGGTGSGKTANVIDPCLHSAIAQGMSIALFDGKGRGGQSETLIPLALRHGYEVRVLAPGDLISNTFNTFDSIKDERDVAGARERVSVLIDNTSEKDAKKDSFFDPAGSSVLSGAFLLAKWVAKVEADPLLANILMVNQILKLSNLSKRLIAGRDTIDPWIYSEFGILTATGKKDSQNSPEGSILATAIKMLAPLVIPNYLSTFCGKTTFPGFDPQDPLKVDGKQMVVFMLDPDNVASTVPLIAMAIHQVVAYNLRAGRQEPLVCSFDEFHLLNLPIVLKWLAVDRYNGSSIIIGTQYLSQLDAIYGKDRARGFLTNCNTKVWFNPGDPDTERSLSQAFGEEELELKSNSKSYNFGKNSGNSRSVNDQLHKKPLIEAHVIGQFPKGKCIIQSPGTGDKDNVSIPFLHQFSYDSEQSKAFKERSLADHNAIREFIINERDRASQIDFSQELLRYTQILERLLPLSAEAVTEDSMSNFDPLHVVGSDIINCFQASGFDITEYEIEAHKKYLIPADLMVKDELKPLTYADLGRLLNYNVSSHEQPPPPIPAATGANF encoded by the coding sequence ATGGCGATCCGCAAACGTAAATTTGATAATGCTGCTTACTATATTACCGAACCGATCGGTGCGCCTGTGAGCACCCCAGAGCGGGTTTTAGGGCGAAAGTCTGGCACGAATATCATGTTTCCAGAAATCAATCGCGGGATGCTAGTCTGCGGTGGTACTGGTTCTGGTAAAACAGCCAATGTCATCGATCCTTGCCTACATTCTGCCATCGCACAGGGCATGTCGATCGCGTTATTCGATGGCAAAGGTCGTGGCGGTCAATCTGAGACGTTAATTCCGCTGGCTCTCAGACATGGATACGAGGTGAGAGTTTTAGCTCCAGGAGATCTAATTTCTAACACTTTCAATACTTTTGATTCGATTAAAGACGAGCGAGATGTCGCAGGAGCGCGGGAGCGCGTTAGCGTTCTCATCGACAACACCAGCGAAAAGGATGCCAAGAAGGACTCATTCTTCGATCCTGCGGGATCTTCGGTGCTATCTGGTGCCTTTTTGCTGGCTAAGTGGGTCGCCAAAGTTGAAGCAGATCCGCTGCTCGCTAATATCTTAATGGTGAACCAGATTCTCAAGCTATCAAACCTATCCAAACGATTGATAGCTGGTCGCGACACCATCGATCCTTGGATCTATTCTGAATTTGGAATTCTTACTGCAACAGGTAAAAAAGACAGCCAAAATAGTCCCGAAGGCAGTATTTTAGCTACTGCCATTAAAATGCTGGCTCCACTGGTAATACCGAATTATCTCTCGACGTTTTGCGGTAAAACAACTTTTCCAGGCTTCGACCCTCAAGATCCACTCAAGGTTGATGGCAAGCAGATGGTCGTTTTCATGCTCGATCCTGACAATGTAGCTAGTACCGTGCCATTGATTGCGATGGCAATCCACCAAGTCGTTGCTTACAACCTTAGAGCTGGGAGACAAGAACCACTGGTATGCAGTTTTGATGAGTTTCATCTACTCAATTTACCGATTGTTTTGAAATGGTTGGCTGTCGATCGTTATAACGGATCTTCAATAATTATCGGGACACAGTATTTGAGTCAATTAGATGCAATCTATGGGAAAGATCGAGCTAGAGGATTTTTGACTAACTGCAATACCAAGGTGTGGTTTAACCCTGGCGATCCCGATACAGAACGCTCTCTATCGCAAGCTTTTGGAGAGGAGGAACTCGAACTAAAATCGAATTCAAAGTCTTATAACTTCGGTAAAAATAGCGGTAACAGTCGGTCGGTGAACGACCAGTTACACAAAAAGCCATTGATTGAAGCTCACGTTATCGGTCAATTTCCCAAAGGTAAATGTATCATTCAATCTCCAGGAACGGGAGATAAAGATAATGTTAGCATCCCATTTCTTCATCAGTTTAGTTACGATTCAGAGCAGAGTAAAGCATTTAAGGAGCGATCGCTTGCAGATCATAACGCAATTAGAGAATTTATAATTAACGAACGCGATCGCGCTTCACAGATCGATTTCAGTCAGGAATTATTACGATACACGCAAATTCTAGAGCGGCTATTACCATTAAGTGCCGAAGCAGTAACAGAAGATTCAATGTCTAACTTCGATCCATTACATGTTGTTGGTAGCGATATCATCAATTGTTTTCAAGCTTCTGGTTTCGACATAACTGAGTATGAAATTGAAGCTCATAAAAAATACCTGATTCCCGCAGATTTAATGGTTAAGGACGAACTCAAACCACTAACTTATGCCGATCTCGGTAGACTCTTAAATTACAACGTATCGTCACACGAACAACCGCCGCCGCCTATCCCCGCCGCTACGGGCGCGAATTTCTAG
- a CDS encoding IS982 family transposase, which yields MDLTELFCEIDDFCQDWLATFSSISFPANGNSLPKRCGLSLSEVMTISIHFHQSSYRTFKDYYLKNVCQNLTDYFPKLVSYNRMVELMPNVLIACLYYLNSRQGKVTGISFVDSTAIPVCHPKRIKRNKVFKETAKLSKSSMGWYFGFKLHLIINDCGEILSCKITPGNVDDRTHLPSMTQGISGKIFGDKGYIKKELFEELLNKGLQLITPLKSNMKNKLILMDDKISLRKRSLIETVNDQLKNICYLVHSRHRSLHNFMLNLITALIAYTHQPKKPSLKLDEPAQNFFSIVPI from the coding sequence ATGGACTTAACCGAACTATTTTGTGAAATAGATGATTTCTGCCAAGATTGGCTAGCAACTTTTTCATCAATATCTTTCCCTGCCAACGGTAATAGCTTACCAAAACGCTGCGGCCTATCACTGAGCGAGGTCATGACTATTTCTATTCATTTCCATCAGTCAAGCTATCGAACATTTAAGGATTATTACCTCAAAAATGTTTGTCAAAACTTAACTGATTATTTTCCAAAGTTGGTTAGTTACAATAGAATGGTGGAGTTGATGCCAAATGTTTTAATAGCTTGCCTTTATTATCTCAACTCTCGTCAAGGTAAGGTGACTGGAATTAGTTTCGTGGATAGCACGGCTATTCCAGTTTGTCACCCAAAAAGAATTAAAAGAAATAAGGTTTTCAAAGAAACTGCCAAGCTGAGTAAGAGTTCTATGGGATGGTACTTTGGATTCAAGCTTCATTTAATTATTAATGATTGCGGAGAGATATTAAGCTGCAAAATCACACCTGGCAATGTCGATGACCGCACACATTTGCCATCAATGACACAGGGAATATCAGGAAAAATATTTGGAGACAAAGGATATATTAAGAAAGAACTATTTGAAGAATTATTAAATAAAGGATTGCAGCTAATTACGCCACTAAAATCTAATATGAAAAACAAGCTCATCTTGATGGATGACAAAATATCACTTCGGAAACGCTCGCTGATTGAAACGGTAAATGACCAGTTAAAAAATATTTGTTATTTAGTCCATTCTCGCCATCGGAGCTTGCATAATTTCATGCTAAATCTGATTACAGCATTAATTGCTTATACTCATCAACCTAAAAAGCCGAGTTTGAAGCTAGATGAGCCTGCTCAAAACTTCTTTAGTATTGTTCCTATTTAG